gacagacagacagacagacagacagacagacagaaagacagacaaacagaaagagagagagagagagagagagagagagagagagagagagagagagagagagagagagagagagattgtataatGCATGATCTTATGGTATTATTAATAACAGCGCATGCTGCTGCAGCAGAAACagccgtattattattattattattattattattatcattattattattattattattattattattattgttatcattattgttattattattattattattattattattattattattattattactattatcattataattattattattgttattattattattatcattatcatcattgctattatttttattattagtaatagtactatcattatcattatcattattattattattattattattattattattattattattattatcattgttgttaataataataataataatgataataataatgataataataatagtaacataaTTATTACGACTATTGCTAAAACCACAATATTCatccttaacaacaacaataacaaccaatACAGATGGAAATATACGGTAAATGAGATAATGAgaagtataacacacacacacacacacacacacacacacatacacacacacacacacacacacacacacacacacacacacacactattcattaacacaacactcaccaacaGAAGTGGCTGTCTGCGCTGTTCAGCATCATGGCTCCCTCTAAAGTTGCAGCCCTTTCCAAAGCTCTGTCCGGGAGGATTGATTGTGTACAGGGGATCATGGCGGCGGTTAtggtcgccgccgccgctgccactgtCAACTACGCCATGTCTGGGCCTGAGTACCGCCACGTGTCTCCCAAGAGTGCTATCACCGAATATCTCATCAGCTCTTTTAAGCTGGCCAAAGGTAGGTGTCACTTCCGTCTGCATGAAATGAGTCCATACTGAAAgtatgctactactgctactactactactactactactactactactactactactactactactactgctgctgactgctactactactactactactactactactactactactactactactactactactacgactactactaccactactactactactactactactactactactactactactactactactactactacactgctactgctataacTGTGTGTTATCAGGAGGCCCTCTGGGACCCCACCTCATCCTGCAGTGCACCAAAAAATGCCTGGCAAGTGACTCCTGCACTTCCTTTGTGGTACATCCCAGCCAAGGCCTTTGTTATCTGTCTACAATGGACCGCTGCTACTTAAAGAAAAGGTTCATGCACGAGAGTGAAGGTGAGTCTTGATGAGGCACTCACTATGACTGCCCTTCAGCACACTGTACCATCGCTGGCGCTCACTgatcgccttccttccttccttcctgacagATCACTTTTACTACGAGAGGTTTGATGGTTCCACGCCCTATCCGCCCACCTGCTACGCTTCCTGTTTCCTGACATACAACAGCTGCGACGAGTGCGGGCGACCTAACTGCTGGGGTGATCGGTGCGAGCAGTGCGCCGCTACCTGCTGGACGAGGAAGAACAAGACCGAGAACTCCACTTATATCTTCACGAATGACTTTATAACGACTTTCAGAATACATTGTAAAGGCAACTGGCATCGCTGGTGGGGGAATGATGTAAATAAAACGAGGTCCACCCCACAAGAAGCGCTGGTGCTGCATCTCATCCTCGTCTATGCAGACAAGCGAGAACTCAGCTCGTTTTTCAACTCATTTGTCTATAAAGAATCCATTGGACTTAGTGTGGGCAACCTGACTGCAGATGAAGGGGCCGGGAACTGGTGGCAGGCGCCTTTCTCTAATCGGCCACTGCGTCATTTCCCCGACAGCAACTGTCGTCCTTTCTACACACCCAACGAAACGTGCATCTCCCACACGACAGAGTCAGTGGAAAAGCAGCGAGAACTCTACAACGGTACGGTATTGCATCGAGGCTTTGCTTGGCTCACCGGTAACCAGAGTTATGACAGTGTCCCAATCCTGCACATCAATATGTGGGTGAAGTGTGCCCAGTGTGAGGACGAAAACTCCTAAGGCGAGGACTGAAGCAACACAACGGATCAGCGACTAACTCTGCAAGCTTTTGGTACTAATGTGTGAACTAATGGGAATTAAAGTATTTCTCTAGATGTGTAATCTAATATGTAGTTAATGCTAAATGTTTGTGTATATTGTACTACATAGTCTGATTAAAgtgttgttcctgttgtgtGATGCAATGAAAATTAAAGTATTTCTCTATAGATGTGTGATCTAATATAGAGTTGATGCTATATATTTGTGTACTGTgtacttcagtgtgtgtgtgtgtgtgtgtgtgtgtgtgtgtgtgtgtgtgtgtgtgtgtgtgtgtgtgtagagagagagagagagagatatgtttaGAGGAATATGAAGCGATGAGTGTTATGCTTTCTGTTTTGATTTCTCAGTAATAAAGGGATCTCCACTTGTGTGATGCAATATATTGATAAACACTTTAAATGCGTATCATCTCCTTAGTCTGTTTCCAGAGAACATCTTCGCTGCCTCGTAAATGAACATTTTCTCGtaacaacataaaaagaaactaatgaaggttATATTTAAATCCTTTGCTTCTTAACAGTTCATTACAactccggagagagagagagagagagagagagagagagagagagagagagagagagagagagagagagaatggggggggATATTTGTATCGTATTTGGTATTTTCCTGGAATGTGCTTGAAATAGACAGTGTAGAGTCTACACTGTCTATTTCAAAAACTCCTTCGTCTACACTGTAGACAAAGGAGTGTTTGGGCAAGGCAGTGGTGGGAGAAGACGAGGAACAATAGAAGATAAGGAAGTACGAGGCGAACAGAGTTAAGAAGAGTGAAGTGATTAGCAAAGCACGACAAAAGGTTCTAGTATAACTGAGCCACTTACAATTGTTAAACTAATGATAACTGAACCAGAAAACAGTTCATCCAGTGACCAACTGAACCACTATGTTTCTTACGTAAGAGGGGAtaattggccaagggcaaaaaataaatagataaaaaaggcccacttagttgtcagtttCCTTACAGATCCGAAATTTGAATTATATCAACTTGTCAACTGAATCAGGAATGCGATGAAATCAAtttagactactactactactactactacttctactactactagtattactactactactactactgctattactactactactactgctattactactactactactactattactaccactgctactattactactactactactactactactactactactactactactactactactactactactactagtaatgaaATGATGATCATCATAAATTGGATAACAACTAAAGGAAGCAGCGTGCAGCACCGGACAGGCAGTGCTTCGGAGCATATTCGGACAACTCAACCAGTGATTATTGACCCTGGGAAGAACATTTTGAGTCCCCCTGATACAAACTGAAAAAATTTCTTACTTGCACTTGTCCAATGCTTAACTGTCTGCTGGTTCGATCCCCTTAATGGTTCAGCTGTCCTCACTGGTTCCCTTCCTCACTAGTTCACTTCCCCACTGGTTCACTTCACCATTGGTTCGGCTGtccggaggaggaaaggtgtgggTGATTTGTTATTGATGAATGAATTGCATGAGAAATTATATGCCAGTCTGAGgaacgaagaagaaatgaactgaTGATATCgcgcgcgcgcgagagagagagagagagagagagagagagagagagagcgcattagCATCCCATCAGTCACAGCATACAACGTGACAGTACCCATAAAATCACTATACATTTCGCCTCCGCTCAATGCCGGCTTGGTACAACGTGAAATGATCGATCGGCCTCTCTCGTTGACTCATGAAGGACAAACACTAGCCTCTTAACGCGCCGGGATCGCAAGACGCTAATAAATTCACCTTTGATTCCCGCTGATGGGTGCGGAACaaacacttttccctttacgACTCGCCACTACAAGCATGCCAGCATACCGAGTTCCGAATTCAATAGAGTATAAAATGTAAATAGTCACATACGTATATGAGGCGTTGTAAAGGTTTGTACGCCGCCCAGCAGGATGAGTCTCTCGCGGCATGATTTCTCTCCGATAATAACAAACAGGTCTTTGCTTCCAAACACTTTGTTCCCTCATTGCCAGTCTTTTAAGAGTATTCAGAGATGATCAGCTGAGCTCTCGTGATTATTTCTTTCCCAATTATGGTTGTTGTTGAACTAtaactggaatcatgaaaaacaCCTCATGAATTTCCCTCCTAGAATCACGATAATACCTCTAAAAGTCTGACTAACTTATGTCCCGTTGAATTATTAGCACCATTATGGAAACGCCCTTCAATAACCCAGTACTACTAGACACTGTTAGATTATCACTAAGATCATGAAAACATCTCTGATAATCTCAGTGACTTTTAGAGCCTGTAGAATTATCAccaagatcatgaaaacacctttataACTAAAGTAACTTCGTAGAACATTTCATATTGtcactaaaacaataaaagcaCCCTTGAAGGCAACTGATTTCAAGCAAAGCACATTAGACTTTCATAATaagaataacgatgataatgttaataatgataataatgataacaataataatgataataattataataattataataatgatattgataataataatgctaatactgctaataataataataataataataataataataataataataataataataataataataataataataataataataataataataataataataataataataataataataataatgataatagaaataataataataataataataataataataataataataataataataataataataataataatgatgatggtagaaACATCTTTGAAAACTCCTTTACCATCATAGACGTTATCAaactataaacaggaacaagaaaatcGCCTTTGAATACTCTATTACTCTTCTCGATGCCGTATTAGATTATCAACAAAACCATAAACATATCTTTAAAAACTTGAGTGACTTCTACAAGAGCCTGCTGATTAAAAGGTGTGGTAAAACGCCGAAAGGTTTGAGAGTATACACACCACGGTAACATCGAGGCTTGCACAGGCAACCCTTGACCGCTTCTGTAACTTATGCTACGCTAGGTTCTCATCACCATGCCTACCACATGCCTACCACGGATGCATCTCAGAAACTAAAACAACAGCGGTTAAATATGACGCAATAATTTGATAAGTTCCGAGGCAGAAAGAGATTTGGTAGGTAAtg
The Portunus trituberculatus isolate SZX2019 chromosome 39, ASM1759143v1, whole genome shotgun sequence DNA segment above includes these coding regions:
- the LOC123515550 gene encoding uncharacterized protein LOC123515550; its protein translation is MAPSKVAALSKALSGRIDCVQGIMAAVMVAAAAATVNYAMSGPEYRHVSPKSAITEYLISSFKLAKGGPLGPHLILQCTKKCLASDSCTSFVVHPSQGLCYLSTMDRCYLKKRFMHESEDHFYYERFDGSTPYPPTCYASCFLTYNSCDECGRPNCWGDRCEQCAATCWTRKNKTENSTYIFTNDFITTFRIHCKGNWHRWWGNDVNKTRSTPQEALVLHLILVYADKRELSSFFNSFVYKESIGLSVGNLTADEGAGNWWQAPFSNRPLRHFPDSNCRPFYTPNETCISHTTESVEKQRELYNGTVLHRGFAWLTGNQSYDSVPILHINMWVKCAQCEDENS